A window from Chloroflexota bacterium encodes these proteins:
- a CDS encoding superoxide dismutase, giving the protein MAHELPDLGYAFDALEPHIDARTMEIHHDRHHATYVANLNAALEGHDDLAGRSVEDLVSDLGGLPAGIQTAVRNNGGGHYNHSLFWQVIAPGGSGYDANASAELKSAIDAAFGGLDGFESALAAAAAGRFGSGWAWLVKTGGGVAVTDTANQDNPLMDGSGTPLLGIDVWEHAYYLKYQNLRPAYIAAFNNVINWAEVSARFNG; this is encoded by the coding sequence ATGGCCCACGAACTTCCCGACCTCGGATACGCCTTCGACGCGCTCGAGCCGCACATCGACGCGCGCACCATGGAAATCCACCACGACCGTCACCACGCCACCTACGTGGCCAACCTGAACGCCGCGCTCGAAGGGCACGACGACCTGGCCGGCCGGAGCGTGGAAGACCTGGTCAGCGATCTGGGCGGCCTGCCCGCCGGAATACAGACCGCGGTACGCAACAACGGCGGCGGCCACTACAACCACAGCCTTTTCTGGCAGGTCATCGCCCCCGGTGGCTCCGGTTACGACGCCAACGCTTCGGCCGAGCTAAAGTCCGCGATCGATGCCGCGTTCGGCGGCTTGGACGGGTTCGAATCGGCACTCGCCGCTGCCGCGGCGGGGCGGTTCGGTTCCGGTTGGGCCTGGCTGGTCAAAACTGGCGGCGGCGTGGCCGTGACCGATACGGCGAACCAGGACAATCCGCTAATGGACGGTTCCGGAACGCCGCTTCTGGGCATCGATGTGTGGGAACACGCCTACTACCTCAAGTACCAGAACCTTCGGCCGGCCTACATTGCGGCTTTCAACAACGTGATCAACTGGGCTGAAGTCTCCGCTCGATTCAACGGGTAA
- a CDS encoding iron ABC transporter substrate-binding protein, translating into MRLVNRRRILAAALGGGSAALFWACGEEAVAPAPAPTPPPASTSVPDVAPASNPEPAVAEAPGPAPEPAPVQQSLLLYSGRNEDLVAPLIEQAQAELGLEIGVRYGSSAGQAAAILEEGDSSPADLFYSQDAGSIGALQKAGRLSDLPQTVLDLVDPRFRSRDGQWVGISGRARVFVYNTELIAADELPQSVTELTESSWEGRTGWAPGNGSFQAFVSAMRELHGDDATIEWLRGMDANDTRVYPKNTPIVEATCLGEIDGGLVNHYYLLRRLAQEPDLPCANHFFADGDVGNLINVSSAGIVKSSQSPGAAAALIGFLLSAPAQSYFRDKTFEYPLAAGIEPDAALPPLETVQGPDFDLGDMDDLDGTLALLESAGLF; encoded by the coding sequence ATGCGACTAGTGAACCGCCGCCGCATTTTGGCGGCCGCGCTCGGCGGAGGCTCGGCGGCGCTGTTCTGGGCCTGCGGCGAGGAGGCGGTCGCCCCCGCGCCGGCACCCACTCCTCCGCCGGCTTCCACCTCGGTTCCGGACGTCGCGCCGGCGTCGAATCCGGAGCCGGCGGTAGCCGAAGCCCCCGGCCCGGCGCCCGAGCCGGCCCCGGTGCAACAGTCGCTGCTGCTTTATTCGGGTCGGAATGAAGACCTGGTCGCTCCGCTGATCGAACAGGCGCAGGCCGAACTGGGCTTGGAAATCGGCGTCCGCTACGGGTCTTCGGCCGGTCAGGCGGCGGCAATCCTGGAGGAGGGCGATTCCAGCCCCGCCGACCTTTTCTACTCCCAGGATGCCGGTTCGATCGGGGCCCTGCAGAAAGCCGGCCGCCTTTCGGATCTGCCGCAAACGGTGCTGGACCTTGTCGACCCGCGGTTTCGTTCCCGGGATGGTCAGTGGGTCGGGATATCGGGTCGTGCGCGCGTTTTCGTTTACAACACCGAACTGATCGCGGCCGACGAATTGCCCCAATCGGTAACCGAGTTGACCGAATCCTCCTGGGAGGGTCGGACCGGTTGGGCTCCCGGCAACGGATCGTTTCAGGCGTTTGTTTCGGCGATGCGCGAACTGCACGGCGACGATGCCACTATCGAGTGGCTCAGGGGAATGGATGCCAACGATACCCGCGTGTATCCGAAGAACACGCCGATAGTGGAAGCCACCTGCCTGGGAGAAATCGACGGTGGTCTGGTCAACCACTACTACCTGCTGCGACGACTGGCCCAGGAACCCGATCTGCCGTGCGCAAATCATTTCTTTGCCGACGGTGACGTCGGTAACCTGATAAACGTGTCCAGCGCCGGCATCGTCAAATCGTCGCAATCGCCGGGTGCTGCCGCAGCTCTTATCGGCTTCCTACTCTCGGCTCCGGCGCAATCGTATTTCCGTGACAAGACGTTTGAATACCCGCTCGCGGCCGGGATTGAACCGGATGCGGCGCTGCCGCCGTTGGAAACGGTGCAGGGACCCGATTTCGATCTCGGCGACATGGACGACCTCGACGGCACCCTGGCCCTGCTCGAATCGGCGGGCCTGTTCTGA
- a CDS encoding NAD-dependent epimerase/dehydratase family protein has protein sequence MVGIDQRWLGGRRVRRPGRINRSTTPNTAPVLITGAAGFAGRWLSAACRREGDDVVGLGLGTEPDSPDRWISCDITDADALDAAVEQVRPRITYHLAAIAAPAQANSDQRRAWTVNLLGTLNVLASLARHSPGSRLLLVSSAAVYGAVERSDCPLPESHPAAPADCYGATKRAAELAVLGGPGADLQVHVARAFNHLGPGQSAEFLPGKLARAVAAISTGRAPPRLALGSLGDWRDLTDVRDVVRAYRAIVERGRPGRIYNVCSGNAVPMAELVTCFCDQAGIPIEVDSGAAHPASALPFLEGDYSRIRRECGWQPKIDLRRSVIDALGQSSSDRSLN, from the coding sequence CTGGTTGGAATTGACCAACGGTGGCTGGGTGGCCGCAGAGTTCGTCGTCCTGGACGAATAAACCGCAGCACCACTCCGAATACGGCGCCGGTGCTGATCACCGGCGCGGCCGGATTCGCCGGGCGCTGGCTCAGCGCGGCCTGCCGCCGGGAGGGCGATGACGTCGTTGGCCTGGGGCTAGGGACCGAGCCGGACAGCCCCGACCGGTGGATCAGCTGCGACATCACCGACGCCGACGCCCTCGACGCCGCGGTCGAACAGGTGCGGCCCCGGATTACCTACCACCTGGCGGCGATCGCCGCTCCCGCGCAAGCCAATTCCGATCAGCGCCGGGCCTGGACGGTCAACCTGCTGGGGACACTGAACGTACTTGCCTCGCTGGCCCGGCACAGCCCCGGTTCGCGCCTGCTGCTCGTCTCCTCGGCGGCGGTCTACGGCGCGGTCGAACGATCGGACTGCCCCCTGCCCGAGAGTCATCCGGCCGCACCAGCCGACTGCTACGGGGCCACCAAGCGGGCCGCCGAACTAGCCGTCCTGGGGGGCCCGGGCGCGGATCTGCAGGTCCACGTCGCGCGCGCTTTCAATCACCTCGGACCGGGCCAGAGCGCTGAATTCCTGCCCGGAAAGCTGGCGCGCGCGGTCGCTGCTATCAGCACCGGGCGGGCGCCGCCCCGACTGGCCCTGGGTTCGTTGGGCGACTGGCGCGATCTCACCGACGTGCGCGACGTCGTCCGCGCCTACCGCGCGATCGTGGAACGCGGGAGACCCGGCCGCATCTACAACGTGTGCTCGGGGAATGCGGTTCCGATGGCCGAACTGGTAACTTGCTTCTGCGACCAGGCCGGCATACCGATCGAAGTCGACTCCGGCGCCGCGCATCCCGCGTCGGCGCTCCCGTTTCTGGAAGGCGACTATTCGCGCATCCGCCGCGAGTGCGGCTGGCAGCCCAAGATCGACCTGCGCCGGAGCGTGATCGACGCCCTTGGGCAGTCGAGCTCAGACCGATCCCTGAACTAA
- a CDS encoding cupin domain-containing protein, protein MLAPKVAPRLSRYPASPRKAVELSRFGDCISHIDEIPPFEYEQPTEFGGRGTRIGISRATGGARLELDITIVAPGDRLSFAHWHSASEEVFYVMKGTPTVVIDGEEHQLRAGSVLTRPAGSGIPHHFENNGSEDAWIMGANNVPESDEVDEVFRPEIGLAYNTRTGQERAM, encoded by the coding sequence ATCCTCGCCCCCAAGGTGGCGCCGAGGCTGTCCCGATATCCAGCATCACCGCGAAAGGCCGTCGAATTGTCCCGATTCGGAGACTGCATCTCCCACATTGACGAAATACCGCCGTTCGAGTACGAGCAGCCGACCGAATTCGGCGGGCGCGGAACGCGCATCGGCATATCGCGGGCGACCGGCGGGGCCCGCTTGGAACTCGACATCACGATCGTGGCGCCGGGCGACCGGTTGAGCTTCGCGCACTGGCATTCGGCGTCGGAGGAAGTGTTCTACGTGATGAAGGGGACGCCCACGGTCGTAATCGACGGCGAGGAGCACCAATTGCGAGCCGGGTCAGTGCTGACCCGCCCGGCCGGGTCGGGGATCCCGCACCACTTTGAAAACAACGGCAGCGAAGATGCCTGGATCATGGGCGCCAACAACGTCCCCGAGTCCGACGAGGTCGACGAGGTATTCAGGCCCGAGATCGGCCTGGCCTACAACACGCGCACCGGCCAAGAGCGCGCCATGTGA
- a CDS encoding DUF541 domain-containing protein: protein MGNLNVPALMRVAIALVAILVVAVLIFVFVQQQTADEGPAPVEIGATPTELAQLNRLGISVQGQAMRSVEPDHAIVSLGIEAVGPTSAEATAELSGKSNQIVQAAADAGVAEADIQTSGLSLFPVYGDIDELQQPTILGYRASANYTITVRAIDDVATVLDAALEAGANSIDGVEFASNQIAATREELLAEATHEAARKAEAIAAALNGKLGGLIWLDEEYFSTDPFPSRAFAAEASFAGGPAVSAGSLTVTVQVRANFGFERE, encoded by the coding sequence ATGGGGAATTTGAACGTACCGGCACTGATGCGGGTCGCAATCGCGCTGGTCGCGATCCTGGTCGTGGCGGTGCTGATTTTTGTTTTCGTCCAGCAGCAGACCGCCGACGAAGGTCCGGCTCCGGTCGAAATCGGGGCCACGCCCACCGAATTGGCCCAGCTCAACCGGCTCGGGATTTCGGTCCAGGGGCAAGCGATGCGCTCGGTCGAACCCGATCACGCGATAGTGAGCCTGGGAATCGAGGCGGTCGGACCCACTTCGGCCGAGGCCACCGCCGAACTCTCGGGCAAGTCCAACCAGATTGTTCAGGCGGCCGCCGACGCCGGCGTTGCCGAAGCCGATATCCAGACCAGCGGGCTGTCGTTGTTCCCGGTATACGGGGACATCGACGAACTCCAGCAGCCGACGATCCTGGGCTACCGGGCCAGTGCCAACTACACCATTACCGTCCGCGCCATCGATGACGTTGCCACGGTCCTGGACGCGGCCCTGGAAGCCGGCGCCAATTCGATCGACGGGGTCGAATTTGCTTCAAACCAGATCGCGGCCACCCGCGAAGAGCTTTTGGCCGAGGCCACCCATGAAGCCGCCCGCAAGGCCGAAGCCATCGCGGCGGCGTTGAACGGCAAGCTGGGCGGCCTGATCTGGCTCGACGAAGAGTACTTTTCCACCGACCCGTTCCCGTCCCGTGCGTTCGCCGCCGAGGCTTCGTTTGCCGGAGGACCGGCGGTATCGGCCGGTTCGCTTACGGTAACTGTCCAAGTGCGCGCCAATTTCGGCTTCGAGCGCGAATGA
- a CDS encoding ABC transporter ATP-binding protein: MNNASVVARGLRKAFGDVKVIQGVDLTLAPGDTLSIMGPSGCGKTTLLRLLAGLERPDQGTIEVSGRPVAGPGLNVAPERRRVVLVFQDLALFPHMTVAQNIAFGLRRGTTLNVDELTERVFLTGLGHRFPHELSGGQRQRAAIARALACEPELVLLDEPFANLDVFLRSRIRGQVRDILADAGVASLLMTHDLGDALGFSGKLGVMIRGRLVQSGSPSHLYQNPLTPEVAGLLGSINLVPATAHGRLAECEIGQIELGTECHGRVLLALRPESLVAGAEPLGPARVVETEFGGDHTLVRVQLRSGRTLSVWAQPGSRLEPGSSVALSVRGTATAFPLV, translated from the coding sequence ATGAATAACGCCAGCGTTGTGGCCCGCGGCCTGCGCAAGGCCTTTGGCGACGTAAAGGTAATCCAGGGCGTAGACCTGACCCTGGCGCCCGGCGATACGCTTTCGATCATGGGGCCGTCCGGGTGCGGAAAGACGACCCTGCTGCGCCTGCTGGCGGGCCTTGAGCGCCCCGATCAAGGAACGATCGAGGTGTCCGGCCGGCCGGTCGCCGGGCCCGGTCTCAACGTTGCCCCGGAACGGCGGCGGGTGGTCCTGGTTTTCCAGGATCTAGCGCTGTTCCCGCACATGACCGTCGCCCAGAACATCGCCTTCGGCCTGCGCCGGGGCACAACGCTCAACGTCGACGAATTGACTGAGCGGGTCTTCCTCACGGGGCTGGGCCACAGGTTCCCGCATGAACTCTCCGGCGGCCAGCGCCAACGGGCCGCCATAGCGCGGGCCCTGGCGTGCGAGCCCGAGCTGGTCCTTTTGGACGAGCCTTTCGCAAACCTCGACGTGTTCCTGCGCTCGCGGATTCGCGGGCAGGTGCGCGACATACTGGCCGACGCCGGCGTTGCCAGCCTTTTGATGACCCACGATCTCGGCGACGCGCTCGGATTTTCCGGCAAGCTGGGCGTGATGATCCGCGGCCGGCTGGTCCAATCCGGCTCGCCCAGCCACCTCTACCAGAATCCGCTGACCCCGGAGGTAGCCGGCCTGCTGGGAAGCATCAACCTGGTTCCGGCGACCGCCCACGGGCGTCTGGCCGAGTGCGAGATTGGCCAGATAGAGCTCGGTACGGAATGCCACGGAAGAGTGCTGCTGGCGTTGCGGCCAGAGTCATTGGTAGCCGGTGCCGAACCGCTGGGGCCGGCCCGGGTCGTGGAGACCGAGTTTGGTGGCGACCATACGCTGGTGCGGGTGCAACTGCGCTCGGGCAGAACGCTCTCCGTCTGGGCGCAACCCGGATCCCGGCTGGAGCCCGGATCAAGCGTGGCCCTTTCGGTACGGGGAACGGCGACGGCCTTCCCGCTGGTCTAA
- a CDS encoding iron ABC transporter permease: MLARGLNLAGRLPLLLLTALFAIPLGYLLLRALGGFEAGRALLRLRTLELIADTALLAVLVTVLSGVIGIALAWLVARADVRYARIWLLVLATPIVIPSYVSAFALIALFSPRGLIADPLTVLLGLERLPPVAGLPATVFAMTTICYPYVLLPTVAALHRTNFQLEEAARVLGKGRTETLRRILFPLVAPSAAAGALIVSLYSISDFGAVSLLDYDAISSAIYARYEYSLDRSAAAWFSLLLAAGALGLVLLELWVRNRRPVGWDAAATLRRPAPVPLGAWTLPAYVFMSLIVLSSLVLPLSMLGYWTVQGFRDGLDAAELGRQAGGTIAVALAAGGICALLAAPMSWLRLRRPGFLIRVVGSLAAVNYAIPGIALGLSLVLLASRWTPWIYQSLVLLVFAYCLYSLPLALGAVRSSLAQVGGQLEEAARVLGKSLPIALWRVTLPLVRPGLLAGAGLVFLTTAKELPITLLLRPTGFDTLAIEVWTSVESGYLGAAGQAGLLLVILALPQIGLVLAGVRR; this comes from the coding sequence TTGCTGGCCCGCGGTCTGAACCTGGCCGGCCGTCTGCCGCTACTGCTGTTGACGGCATTGTTCGCCATCCCGCTGGGATACCTATTGCTGCGGGCTTTGGGCGGATTCGAAGCCGGCCGGGCGTTGTTGCGGCTGCGAACTCTGGAATTGATCGCCGACACCGCTCTGCTGGCGGTGTTGGTAACGGTCCTGTCGGGAGTCATCGGTATCGCACTGGCCTGGCTGGTCGCGCGGGCAGACGTCCGGTATGCGCGGATTTGGCTGTTGGTGCTGGCGACCCCGATCGTCATTCCCAGCTACGTGAGCGCGTTTGCCCTGATTGCGTTGTTTTCACCGCGCGGCCTGATCGCCGACCCGCTGACCGTGCTCCTGGGCCTGGAGCGCCTGCCCCCGGTGGCCGGCCTGCCGGCGACGGTATTTGCGATGACGACGATCTGTTACCCGTACGTGCTGCTGCCGACGGTGGCGGCCCTGCACCGCACCAATTTCCAGCTCGAGGAAGCCGCCCGCGTGCTCGGCAAGGGTCGGACGGAGACGCTGCGGCGAATCCTGTTTCCACTGGTGGCCCCCAGCGCGGCCGCCGGGGCTCTGATCGTGTCCCTCTACTCGATCAGTGATTTCGGCGCCGTTTCGCTGCTCGATTACGATGCCATCAGCAGCGCAATCTACGCCCGCTATGAGTACTCGCTGGATCGCTCGGCCGCGGCCTGGTTCTCGCTGCTGCTGGCCGCCGGCGCGCTCGGGTTGGTGCTGCTTGAGCTCTGGGTTCGGAACCGACGGCCGGTCGGGTGGGACGCTGCCGCGACTCTGCGGCGCCCGGCCCCGGTGCCGCTGGGCGCATGGACGCTGCCGGCCTACGTTTTCATGTCGCTGATCGTGCTCTCGTCACTGGTCTTGCCCTTGAGCATGCTCGGCTACTGGACGGTCCAGGGATTCCGCGACGGGTTGGATGCCGCCGAACTGGGCCGGCAGGCCGGCGGCACCATCGCCGTGGCGCTGGCGGCCGGCGGCATCTGTGCCCTGCTGGCGGCGCCGATGTCCTGGCTGCGGTTGCGCCGCCCCGGGTTCCTGATTCGGGTCGTTGGATCCCTCGCGGCGGTAAATTACGCCATTCCGGGAATCGCGCTAGGCCTGTCACTAGTGCTCCTGGCCAGCCGCTGGACGCCATGGATCTATCAGTCGCTCGTGCTGCTGGTTTTCGCATACTGCCTGTACAGCCTGCCGCTCGCGCTGGGCGCGGTCCGATCCAGTCTGGCCCAGGTCGGCGGACAGCTCGAGGAAGCGGCCCGGGTCCTGGGTAAGTCCCTGCCGATCGCGCTTTGGAGGGTCACCCTGCCGCTGGTCAGGCCCGGCCTGTTGGCCGGTGCCGGCCTGGTGTTTCTGACCACTGCCAAGGAGTTGCCGATCACGTTGCTCCTGCGCCCGACCGGATTCGATACGCTGGCGATCGAGGTCTGGACGTCGGTGGAATCCGGCTACCTTGGCGCGGCGGGGCAGGCCGGACTTCTGTTGGTGATCCTGGCTCTGCCGCAAATCGGGCTGGTGCTGGCCGGGGTTCGCAGATGA
- a CDS encoding phosphoglucomutase/phosphomannomutase family protein, translated as MSAPALDQIKFGTDGWRARIAAEFTFHNVARVAQGVADYAAERWDLRRPVVIGYDHRFGSDDFALCVARVLAGNGISCRLTADPAPTPAIAYAAGIMPAAGAVIVTASHNPPADNGIKLRDPTGAALPPSQLQLVETAIAERAGEYSAVSELDAGRDPRIEMFDPAPEYLESLASAFDLADLAQVGPFVVDSMFGSGAGYLERAFARAGVDPRLIEVRGERNPRFPGLSRPEPIPPHCRVGQDAVNGNSAAVGILNDGDGDRLGIVDENGAFVDQLRVMSLLAWGVLTDPLTAGPVVRTLTTSAMLDALGNRYRQPVYETGVGMKFVAPKMLEVGAALGGEESGGYVFARHMPERDGMFSGLAFLQLMRRRSARPSELVEQLFEELGRRYHYARNDLQFDASARSRILDRVQNWQPGHLIGQQVVARLSEDGYKHVLADGSWVLIRFSGTEPLLRVYGEAPSQDDLAALLAQGRQAAGV; from the coding sequence GTGAGCGCCCCCGCCTTAGACCAGATCAAATTCGGAACCGACGGCTGGCGCGCCCGGATTGCCGCCGAGTTCACGTTCCACAACGTCGCCCGCGTGGCCCAGGGGGTCGCCGACTACGCCGCCGAACGCTGGGACCTTCGCCGGCCGGTTGTTATCGGCTACGATCACCGGTTTGGATCGGATGACTTCGCGCTATGCGTGGCCCGCGTCCTGGCCGGAAACGGGATCTCGTGCAGGTTGACCGCCGACCCCGCGCCCACGCCGGCGATCGCCTATGCCGCCGGAATCATGCCGGCGGCCGGGGCGGTTATCGTGACCGCTTCGCACAACCCGCCCGCCGACAACGGAATCAAGTTGCGCGATCCGACCGGCGCGGCGTTGCCACCTTCGCAGCTGCAGCTGGTCGAAACAGCCATCGCCGAACGCGCCGGAGAGTATTCGGCAGTCTCCGAATTGGATGCCGGACGGGATCCCCGGATCGAAATGTTCGATCCCGCCCCGGAGTACCTCGAATCGCTGGCGAGCGCCTTCGACCTTGCCGATCTGGCCCAGGTAGGCCCGTTCGTGGTCGATTCAATGTTTGGGTCGGGTGCCGGCTACCTGGAGCGCGCATTTGCCCGCGCCGGCGTCGATCCCCGACTGATAGAGGTGCGCGGTGAACGCAATCCGCGTTTCCCGGGGTTGTCCCGACCGGAGCCGATTCCGCCCCACTGTCGGGTCGGCCAGGACGCGGTCAATGGCAATTCGGCCGCGGTCGGGATTCTCAACGACGGTGACGGCGACCGCCTCGGGATCGTCGACGAAAACGGCGCATTCGTAGATCAACTGCGGGTCATGTCGCTGCTGGCCTGGGGAGTTCTCACCGATCCGCTGACCGCCGGCCCGGTGGTGCGTACGCTGACCACATCGGCGATGCTCGACGCCCTGGGCAACAGGTACCGCCAGCCGGTGTACGAGACCGGCGTGGGGATGAAGTTCGTCGCACCCAAGATGCTGGAGGTTGGCGCCGCCCTGGGCGGGGAAGAGAGCGGCGGATACGTTTTCGCGCGGCACATGCCCGAACGCGACGGCATGTTCTCGGGACTGGCCTTTCTACAGCTCATGCGCCGCCGCTCGGCCCGGCCGAGCGAGCTGGTCGAACAGCTATTCGAAGAGCTCGGACGACGCTACCACTACGCCCGCAACGATTTGCAGTTCGACGCCTCCGCGCGGTCCCGGATCCTGGACCGCGTCCAAAACTGGCAGCCCGGACACCTGATCGGGCAGCAGGTCGTAGCAAGGCTTTCCGAAGACGGATACAAGCACGTTCTCGCGGACGGCTCCTGGGTCTTGATCCGCTTCTCCGGTACCGAGCCTCTATTGCGCGTTTATGGCGAGGCGCCTTCGCAGGATGACCTTGCGGCGCTGCTGGCCCAGGGTCGCCAGGCGGCCGGGGTTTAG
- a CDS encoding SDR family NAD(P)-dependent oxidoreductase yields MTGANSGVGLETTRQLVRQGGHVVLACRRTDAGREAARSFSGLNGSHEVMRLDLADLQSVRDFVAEFNANHDRLDGLACNAGLVSMGQGPQYTKDGIELTIGVSYFGHFLLTELLLDTLRASAPSRMAIVSSVVHAGSDKNRPNVNLDDLNYQRREFRNFAAYAEAKVATVLYAKELAERLAGTGVTVFSLHPGWARSNFGSGGSLPIRAAMAVMRPLSRLVSDSNEQSAQTTLHCLLSDSATNHSGAYFSQSSVLYRDKQCRRGGWPMQTPNPNARNMESARRLVEMSYDVVGLSRPEPA; encoded by the coding sequence GTGACCGGCGCCAACTCTGGCGTCGGCCTCGAAACCACTCGCCAGTTGGTCAGGCAGGGCGGGCACGTCGTACTGGCCTGCCGCAGAACCGATGCAGGCAGAGAGGCGGCGCGGAGCTTCAGCGGACTCAATGGCAGCCACGAGGTCATGCGCCTGGACTTGGCCGACCTTCAGTCAGTCCGAGATTTCGTCGCCGAATTCAATGCAAATCACGACCGCTTGGACGGCTTGGCGTGCAATGCCGGACTCGTCTCGATGGGCCAGGGGCCCCAGTACACGAAGGACGGAATCGAATTGACCATCGGCGTGAGCTACTTCGGTCACTTCCTGCTTACAGAGTTGTTACTGGACACCTTGCGAGCGAGTGCACCCTCACGCATGGCGATCGTCTCATCGGTGGTGCACGCCGGCAGCGACAAGAACCGGCCGAACGTAAACCTCGACGATCTCAACTACCAGCGCCGGGAATTCCGCAACTTCGCCGCCTACGCCGAAGCGAAAGTGGCGACCGTCCTCTATGCAAAGGAACTCGCCGAACGACTTGCCGGCACGGGGGTGACCGTCTTCTCGCTACACCCCGGGTGGGCTAGGTCGAACTTCGGGTCCGGTGGCAGCCTGCCAATACGGGCCGCAATGGCCGTCATGCGGCCCCTCAGCCGACTAGTCTCCGACAGCAACGAGCAATCGGCCCAGACCACACTGCACTGCCTGCTTTCCGACTCCGCAACGAACCACTCGGGCGCCTACTTCAGCCAGAGCAGTGTGCTCTACCGGGACAAGCAGTGCCGCCGGGGCGGCTGGCCGATGCAGACCCCGAACCCGAACGCCAGGAACATGGAGTCCGCCAGGAGGCTGGTCGAAATGAGCTATGACGTGGTCGGGTTGAGCAGGCCTGAGCCGGCGTAG
- a CDS encoding TrkA family potassium uptake protein, translating into MIDDKANFAVLGLGRFGSNLALDLARMGHEVLAVDNDEAKLHPVVDVVDHAAQADITDEGALRELGVADYSCACIAVTDLQTSILCVMHLKRLGIGRIHCKVRHDLHREILEHLGADQVVFPEQQMAAQVARDLGTPNISEYLEVIGPFGIGQIEAPSRFIGRSLADLDLRANFDVVPVLIRRGSRVIMQPELNEIVRRDDVLVLAGRQEQLGKLTASA; encoded by the coding sequence GTGATCGACGATAAAGCCAACTTCGCGGTCCTCGGCCTGGGCCGGTTCGGCAGCAACCTGGCGCTGGACCTGGCCCGGATGGGGCACGAGGTCCTCGCGGTCGACAACGATGAGGCCAAACTTCATCCGGTGGTGGACGTAGTCGACCACGCCGCCCAGGCCGACATCACCGACGAAGGTGCCCTGCGCGAACTGGGCGTGGCCGACTACTCGTGCGCCTGCATCGCTGTCACCGACCTGCAAACTTCGATCCTGTGCGTGATGCACCTCAAGCGCCTGGGGATCGGGCGGATCCACTGCAAGGTGCGCCACGACCTGCACCGCGAGATCCTCGAGCACCTGGGCGCCGATCAGGTCGTTTTCCCCGAGCAGCAGATGGCCGCCCAGGTGGCGCGCGACCTGGGAACCCCGAACATCTCGGAATATCTCGAGGTGATCGGCCCGTTCGGGATAGGCCAGATCGAAGCCCCGTCGCGCTTCATCGGGCGCAGCCTGGCCGATTTGGACCTGCGCGCCAACTTCGACGTGGTACCGGTGCTGATCCGCCGCGGATCGCGGGTGATCATGCAACCCGAACTCAATGAAATCGTGCGCCGCGACGATGTCCTCGTCCTGGCCGGCCGCCAGGAGCAGCTCGGCAAGCTGACCGCTTCCGCCTAA
- a CDS encoding NAD(P)-dependent oxidoreductase, translating into MRVGFVGLGLMGLAMARNVIKGGHSVSGYDLQGPALEALAEAGGSAAPTPAAVGERSQIVVVMVPNDADVREAVLGEHGISAGLAAGDMVLVMSTISPGCTIEVGARVQGRGQRYLEAPVTRSTQHAVDGELGILAGGSAEDLGTAREVLELMGSDITHCGPVGTGAAMKLVNNMLAGSISACVQEAMVLGAKAGLTQETMQGVLRGTAADCAGLRTIERNVAAGRVFRPGFKVALQHKDMRLATTWASEIGAITPMGSTTHQLLGLAMAAGYADLDSGASLRVFEQAAGTQLS; encoded by the coding sequence ATGCGGGTTGGATTTGTGGGGCTGGGCCTGATGGGGCTGGCCATGGCCCGGAACGTGATCAAGGGCGGGCACTCCGTGTCCGGCTACGATCTGCAGGGGCCGGCCCTGGAGGCTTTGGCCGAGGCCGGGGGCAGCGCCGCGCCCACGCCGGCGGCGGTCGGCGAACGTTCGCAGATCGTGGTCGTAATGGTGCCCAATGACGCCGACGTGCGTGAAGCGGTGCTGGGCGAGCATGGCATCAGCGCCGGACTCGCTGCCGGGGACATGGTCCTGGTGATGAGCACAATCTCGCCGGGCTGCACCATCGAGGTCGGCGCGCGGGTCCAGGGCCGCGGGCAACGCTACCTGGAAGCCCCGGTCACGCGCTCCACGCAGCACGCCGTGGACGGCGAACTGGGGATCCTGGCCGGCGGGTCGGCCGAGGACCTTGGCACCGCGCGCGAGGTCCTGGAGCTGATGGGCAGCGACATCACCCACTGCGGGCCGGTTGGCACCGGTGCGGCGATGAAGCTGGTCAACAACATGTTGGCCGGATCGATTTCGGCCTGCGTGCAGGAGGCAATGGTTCTGGGCGCCAAGGCCGGGCTGACGCAGGAGACCATGCAGGGAGTGCTGCGCGGCACGGCCGCGGACTGCGCGGGCCTGCGAACCATCGAGCGCAACGTGGCCGCCGGCCGAGTGTTCAGACCGGGGTTCAAGGTCGCCCTGCAGCACAAGGACATGCGCCTGGCCACGACCTGGGCTTCCGAGATCGGCGCGATCACGCCGATGGGCTCGACCACCCACCAGCTGCTGGGGCTGGCGATGGCGGCGGGCTACGCCGACCTGGACTCCGGCGCAAGTCTGCGGGTTTTTGAGCAGGCGGCGGGCACGCAATTGTCCTGA